One Streptomyces fagopyri DNA window includes the following coding sequences:
- a CDS encoding PucR family transcriptional regulator, with translation MPDASASPVPPTSPAPPAPPVPHALPVPPTPPVPLSALLAREDLALRRIAGPCDPDTVIHWAHASEMADPYPYLLGGELLLTAGVHVPEEPGPSGDTPGRAETPLADYFDGYVSRIVAAGGAALGFGVAPVHDTVPRALVEACDARGLPLIEVPPETTFSGVARAVWQLMARARLAELRRVTEGQQSLAAAAARPDPVPAVLRRLAQRVSGRAVLYGPEGAELAGAGRTPETPAARALAGLAAVVRPGQTQGPTPSSASDTVQGTHLAAYALGGGQGFVLGVAAPRRDPGDHTIASIAAVLLSLLTGEQQSGSGAARSAALVRLLLGAAPETVAPLLGGERWTVVHARPTADGPAPDAVAASALGTALGSALIDAGGDVVRVLVPGDLEPAPQQGWTCGISAPVGPHEWALADTQAARALARARATRTALVRHAERPALADLVPPADADAHARALLAPIAATPALAETLRTWLSLHGSWDRTAVALAVHRNTVRQRVARCATLLGTDLDDADVRMELWFALRER, from the coding sequence ATGCCGGACGCATCCGCCTCGCCAGTCCCACCGACCTCGCCCGCGCCTCCGGCTCCACCGGTCCCGCACGCGCTGCCGGTCCCGCCCACTCCGCCGGTCCCGCTGAGCGCGCTGCTGGCCCGCGAGGACCTGGCCCTGCGCCGTATCGCGGGCCCCTGCGATCCGGACACGGTGATCCACTGGGCGCACGCCTCGGAGATGGCGGACCCGTACCCCTATCTGCTGGGCGGCGAGCTGCTGCTGACCGCGGGCGTGCACGTCCCGGAGGAGCCGGGCCCGTCCGGGGACACCCCCGGACGGGCGGAGACACCGCTCGCTGACTACTTCGACGGCTATGTCTCCCGCATCGTCGCGGCGGGCGGCGCGGCGCTGGGCTTCGGCGTGGCGCCGGTGCACGACACGGTTCCGCGCGCGCTGGTCGAGGCCTGCGACGCCCGCGGCCTCCCGCTGATCGAGGTCCCGCCCGAGACGACCTTCTCGGGGGTGGCCCGCGCGGTCTGGCAGCTGATGGCCCGGGCCCGCCTGGCGGAGCTGCGCCGGGTCACGGAGGGCCAGCAGAGTCTGGCCGCGGCGGCGGCCCGCCCCGACCCGGTGCCGGCGGTGCTGCGCCGGCTGGCCCAGCGGGTCTCCGGCCGGGCGGTGCTGTACGGGCCGGAGGGGGCGGAGCTGGCGGGTGCCGGACGGACCCCGGAGACACCCGCCGCACGGGCCCTCGCCGGGCTGGCGGCCGTGGTGCGCCCCGGACAGACCCAGGGCCCGACCCCCTCCTCCGCCAGCGACACCGTCCAGGGCACCCACCTCGCGGCCTACGCCCTCGGCGGCGGGCAGGGCTTCGTCCTCGGCGTGGCCGCGCCGCGCCGCGACCCCGGGGACCACACCATCGCCTCCATCGCGGCCGTGCTGCTCTCCCTGCTCACCGGCGAGCAGCAGAGCGGCAGCGGCGCGGCACGCTCGGCGGCGCTCGTCCGGCTGCTGCTCGGGGCCGCGCCGGAGACGGTCGCGCCCCTGCTGGGCGGGGAACGCTGGACCGTCGTGCACGCCCGGCCCACGGCGGACGGTCCCGCTCCGGACGCCGTCGCGGCCTCCGCGCTGGGGACGGCGCTGGGCTCGGCGCTCATCGACGCGGGCGGCGACGTGGTGCGCGTCCTCGTACCCGGCGACCTCGAACCGGCCCCCCAGCAGGGCTGGACCTGCGGGATCAGCGCGCCCGTCGGCCCGCACGAGTGGGCGCTCGCCGACACCCAGGCCGCCCGGGCGCTGGCCCGCGCGCGGGCGACCCGGACGGCGCTGGTACGCCACGCCGAGCGTCCCGCGCTCGCCGACCTCGTCCCCCCGGCCGACGCGGACGCCCACGCCCGCGCCCTGCTCGCGCCCATCGCCGCGACCCCGGCCCTCGCCGAGACCCTGCGCACCTGGCTCTCCCTGCACGGCAGTTGGGACCGCACGGCGGTGGCCCTCGCCGTCCACCGCAACACCGTGCGCCAACGGGTGGCGCGCTGCGCGACGTTGCTGGGGACCGATCTCGACGACGCCGACG
- the speB gene encoding agmatinase: MSSTENPAAGGSQPRGPVDSSRVPRYAGPATFARLPRLDEVGTADVAVVGVPFDSGVSYRPGARFGGNAIREASRLLRPYNPAQDASPFALAQVADAGDIAANPFNINEAVETVEAAADELLGTGARLMTLGGDHTIALPLLRAVAKKHGPVALLHFDAHLDTWDTYFGAEYTHGTPFRRAVEEGILDTSALSHVGTRGPLYGKQDLTDDEKMGFGIVTSADIYRRGADEVADQLRQRIGDRPLYISIDIDCLDPAHAPGTGTPEAGGMTSRELLEILRGLSSCNLVSADVVEVAPAYDHAEITAVAASHTAYELTTIMSRQIAQEKAAK; the protein is encoded by the coding sequence ATGAGCAGCACCGAGAACCCGGCAGCAGGCGGCAGCCAGCCACGCGGCCCCGTCGACTCGTCCCGCGTCCCGCGGTACGCCGGCCCCGCGACCTTCGCCCGGCTGCCCCGCCTCGACGAGGTCGGCACCGCCGACGTCGCCGTCGTCGGCGTGCCGTTCGACTCCGGCGTCTCCTACCGGCCCGGCGCCCGCTTCGGCGGCAACGCGATCCGCGAGGCCTCCCGCCTGCTGCGCCCGTACAACCCGGCGCAGGACGCCTCCCCCTTCGCCCTCGCCCAGGTCGCCGACGCCGGTGACATCGCGGCGAACCCGTTCAACATCAACGAGGCCGTGGAGACGGTCGAGGCGGCGGCCGACGAACTCCTCGGCACGGGCGCCCGGCTGATGACCCTCGGCGGCGACCACACCATCGCGCTGCCCCTGCTGCGCGCCGTCGCGAAGAAGCACGGCCCGGTCGCCCTGCTCCACTTCGACGCGCACCTCGACACCTGGGACACCTACTTCGGCGCCGAGTACACCCACGGCACCCCGTTCCGCCGCGCCGTCGAGGAGGGCATCCTCGACACCTCCGCCCTCTCCCACGTCGGAACCCGCGGCCCGCTGTACGGCAAGCAGGACCTCACCGACGACGAGAAGATGGGCTTCGGCATCGTCACCTCGGCGGACATCTACCGCCGCGGCGCCGACGAGGTCGCCGACCAGCTGCGCCAGCGCATCGGCGACCGCCCGCTCTACATCTCCATCGACATCGACTGCCTCGACCCGGCGCACGCCCCCGGCACCGGGACCCCGGAGGCGGGCGGCATGACCTCGCGCGAGCTCCTGGAGATCCTGCGCGGCCTGTCCTCCTGCAACCTGGTCTCCGCGGACGTGGTCGAGGTCGCGCCCGCCTACGACCACGCCGAGATCACCGCCGTCGCCGCGTCCCACACGGCGTACGAACTGACCACGATCATGTCCCGTCAGATCGCGCAGGAGAAGGCAGCGAAGTGA
- a CDS encoding thiamine pyrophosphate-binding protein: MTHDHDLVLRPSAAQTEAALNPPPGRNGGDLVVETLSGLGATTVFGLPGQHALGMFDALRRSSLQYVGLRVENNAGFAADAYGRITGEAAPLLLSTGPGALTSLAALQEAVAASAPVLAISSQIPTAGLGGGRHGYLHELPDQQASFRGVVKSVHTVRAQSQIPSALAAAWESALTAPHGPVWVEIPQDVLLAPTHLPVVTAMDATPEEVVPRPELTAVAAHLLSTAARPAIIAGGGVVRADASGKLLRLAERLNAPVVTTFGGKGAFPWNHPLSLQSWLEDRHTTDLLEDADVLLVIGSGLGELSSNYHTFKPRGRVVQIEADLGKLESNHPALGIHADARLALSALLETVGERPDPTAPERVRTLLARVGERIAAQELTLEQDVLASVRRALPDGSPSFWDMTILAYWAWSAFDPRRPNAMHSAQGAGGLGYGFPAALGAAAADPTRPVLAVSGDGGALYSIAELATAKQYGLDVTWLIVDDGGYGILREYMTDTFGQATATELARPDYVALAESFGVPGIRTSPGTLEADLSKALATPGPSVVLLPAVLRMFAPTHLG; encoded by the coding sequence GTGACCCACGACCACGACCTGGTGCTCCGTCCGTCGGCGGCACAGACGGAGGCCGCGCTCAACCCGCCCCCCGGCCGCAACGGCGGGGACCTGGTCGTGGAGACCCTCTCCGGTCTCGGCGCGACCACCGTCTTCGGGCTGCCCGGCCAGCACGCGCTGGGCATGTTCGACGCGCTGCGCCGCTCGTCGCTCCAGTACGTGGGGCTGCGCGTCGAGAACAACGCCGGGTTCGCGGCGGACGCGTACGGCCGGATCACGGGGGAGGCCGCGCCGCTGCTGCTCTCCACCGGCCCGGGGGCGCTGACCTCGCTCGCCGCGCTCCAGGAGGCGGTCGCCGCCTCGGCCCCCGTCCTCGCGATCAGCAGCCAGATCCCGACCGCCGGACTGGGCGGCGGACGCCACGGCTATCTGCACGAACTCCCGGACCAGCAGGCCTCGTTCAGGGGTGTCGTGAAGTCCGTGCACACCGTCCGCGCGCAGTCCCAGATCCCGTCGGCGCTCGCTGCGGCCTGGGAGTCGGCGCTGACGGCCCCGCACGGCCCGGTCTGGGTGGAGATCCCGCAGGACGTCCTGCTCGCCCCGACGCACCTGCCGGTCGTGACCGCGATGGACGCGACCCCCGAGGAAGTGGTCCCGCGCCCCGAACTGACCGCGGTCGCGGCCCACTTGCTGTCCACGGCCGCCCGCCCCGCGATCATCGCGGGCGGCGGTGTCGTCCGGGCGGACGCCTCCGGCAAGCTGCTGCGGCTCGCCGAGCGGCTGAACGCCCCCGTCGTCACCACCTTCGGCGGCAAGGGCGCGTTCCCCTGGAACCACCCGTTGTCCCTCCAGTCCTGGCTGGAGGACCGGCACACCACCGATCTCCTGGAGGACGCGGACGTCCTGCTGGTGATCGGCTCCGGCCTCGGTGAACTCTCCTCGAACTACCACACGTTCAAGCCCCGCGGCCGGGTCGTCCAGATCGAGGCCGACCTCGGCAAACTGGAGTCCAACCATCCGGCACTCGGCATCCACGCCGACGCCAGGCTCGCGCTCTCCGCGCTGTTGGAGACGGTCGGGGAACGCCCCGACCCGACGGCGCCCGAGCGCGTACGCACGTTGCTCGCCCGGGTCGGCGAGCGCATCGCCGCGCAGGAACTCACCCTGGAACAGGACGTGCTGGCGTCCGTGCGTCGCGCCCTGCCGGACGGCTCCCCGTCCTTCTGGGACATGACCATCCTGGCCTACTGGGCATGGTCCGCCTTCGACCCCCGCCGGCCCAACGCCATGCACTCGGCCCAGGGCGCCGGCGGTCTCGGCTACGGCTTCCCGGCGGCCCTCGGAGCGGCGGCCGCCGACCCCACCCGCCCGGTCCTCGCGGTCTCCGGCGACGGCGGAGCGCTGTACTCGATCGCCGAGCTGGCCACGGCGAAGCAGTACGGCCTCGACGTCACCTGGCTCATCGTCGACGACGGCGGCTACGGCATCCTGCGCGAGTACATGACGGACACCTTCGGCCAGGCCACGGCGACGGAGCTGGCGCGCCCGGACTACGTGGCGCTCGCCGAGTCCTTCGGTGTCCCGGGGATCCGCACGAGCCCCGGGACACTCGAAGCGGACCTGTCGAAGGCGCTGGCGACCCCCGGACCGTCGGTGGTGCTGCTCCCGGCGGTCCTGCGGATGTTCGCGCCCACGCACCTGGGCTGA
- a CDS encoding UTRA domain-containing protein, translated as MPSVDEAGRLALPSGVPVVLVARTAYDAGGVAVEVNDMVLDSAAHVLEYGFGA; from the coding sequence ATGCCCAGCGTGGACGAGGCCGGGCGGCTCGCGTTGCCCTCGGGTGTGCCGGTGGTGCTGGTTGCCCGGACCGCCTACGACGCCGGTGGGGTCGCCGTGGAGGTGAACGACATGGTGCTTGACTCCGCCGCCCATGTCCTGGAGTACGGGTTCGGCGCCTGA
- a CDS encoding endonuclease I family protein has translation MPATTHVRRWKTLALTTSAVLVGLTLPAVTATPASATTTSYDSTYYKNAVGKTGASLKSSLHTIISSQSKISYAAVWNALKVTDQDPNNSNNVILLYSGVSRSKSLNGGDVGDWNREHTWAKSHGDFGEVTGPGTDLHHLRPADVQVNGVRGNLDFDNGGGAVTNGGGSRVDSDSFEPRDADKGDVARMILYMAVRYDGGDGFADLEPDEKVNNGSAPYIGKLSVLKQWNEQDPPSAFEEKRNQVIYDTYQHNRNPFIDHPEWVEAIW, from the coding sequence ATGCCCGCGACAACGCACGTACGGCGCTGGAAGACGCTGGCGCTGACCACCTCCGCCGTGCTGGTAGGCCTCACCCTGCCGGCCGTCACCGCGACCCCCGCGAGTGCCACCACGACCTCGTACGACAGCACGTACTACAAGAACGCGGTCGGCAAGACCGGCGCGAGCCTGAAGTCCTCGCTGCACACCATCATCAGCAGCCAGAGCAAGATCTCGTACGCCGCGGTCTGGAACGCGCTGAAGGTCACCGACCAGGACCCGAACAACAGCAACAACGTGATCCTGCTGTACAGCGGCGTCTCCCGCAGCAAGTCCCTCAACGGCGGCGACGTCGGCGACTGGAACCGTGAGCACACCTGGGCCAAGTCGCACGGCGACTTCGGCGAGGTGACCGGCCCCGGCACCGACCTGCACCACCTGCGTCCCGCCGACGTCCAGGTCAACGGCGTCCGCGGCAACCTCGACTTCGACAACGGCGGCGGCGCGGTGACGAACGGCGGCGGCAGCCGCGTGGACTCCGACTCCTTCGAGCCGCGCGACGCGGACAAGGGCGACGTGGCCCGCATGATCCTCTACATGGCCGTGCGCTACGACGGCGGCGACGGGTTCGCCGACCTGGAGCCGGACGAGAAGGTCAACAACGGCAGCGCCCCGTACATCGGCAAGCTGTCCGTGCTGAAGCAGTGGAACGAGCAGGACCCGCCGAGCGCCTTCGAGGAGAAGCGCAACCAGGTCATCTACGACACCTACCAGCACAACCGCAACCCGTTCATCGACCACCCGGAGTGGGTCGAAGCGATCTGGTAG
- a CDS encoding serine hydrolase: MTHRISRRARMLAASLGAGVIVPFAAAATPASAAAAPQVSCTSAKAGLAAKLQTDITAALRNRAGTVAVGLYDRTTKTTCTLRATSAYDSASVVKVTVLATLLWDAKKHNRYLTAREQTLTTAMITKSDNAATTTLWNQLGMTKVKGFLAAAGMTETKPGTNGYWGLTQITVRDEQKLLGLLTAKNSVLSDNSRAYELKLMGKVISSQRWGTPAGAPSSVAVHVKNGWLSRSTHGWRVHSVGTFNGAGHDYMITVLTHGNSTMSYGVSTIQGVAKAIHKDLVPATSRSGASMLRYVPTDTPQEASVPTPTS; encoded by the coding sequence ATGACTCACCGGATATCCCGGCGTGCCCGGATGCTCGCAGCGAGCCTCGGCGCCGGGGTCATCGTGCCGTTCGCGGCGGCCGCGACACCGGCGTCCGCCGCCGCGGCGCCGCAGGTCAGCTGTACGTCCGCGAAGGCGGGTCTGGCCGCCAAGCTGCAGACCGACATCACCGCGGCCCTGAGAAACCGTGCCGGCACCGTCGCCGTCGGACTGTACGACCGGACGACGAAGACCACCTGCACCCTGCGCGCCACCTCCGCCTACGACTCCGCCAGCGTGGTCAAGGTCACCGTGCTGGCCACGCTGCTGTGGGACGCGAAGAAGCACAACCGGTATCTGACCGCCCGTGAGCAGACGCTCACCACGGCCATGATCACCAAGTCGGACAACGCCGCGACCACCACGCTGTGGAATCAGCTCGGCATGACCAAGGTGAAAGGTTTCCTCGCCGCCGCCGGGATGACCGAGACCAAGCCGGGCACGAACGGCTACTGGGGTCTCACCCAGATCACCGTGCGCGACGAGCAGAAACTGCTCGGGCTGCTCACCGCCAAGAACTCCGTGCTGAGCGACAACTCCCGCGCCTACGAACTGAAGCTCATGGGCAAGGTCATCTCCTCGCAGCGCTGGGGCACCCCGGCCGGAGCGCCCTCCTCGGTCGCCGTGCACGTCAAGAACGGCTGGCTGTCGCGTTCCACGCACGGCTGGCGCGTCCACAGCGTCGGCACCTTCAACGGCGCCGGTCACGACTACATGATCACCGTGCTCACCCATGGGAACAGCACCATGAGCTACGGCGTCAGCACGATCCAGGGTGTGGCCAAGGCGATTCACAAGGACCTCGTGCCGGCCACCTCCAGGAGCGGCGCGAGCATGCTGCGGTACGTGCCCACCGACACCCCGCAGGAGGCCTCGGTGCCCACGCCCACGAGCTGA
- a CDS encoding ABC transporter ATP-binding protein produces MAGQRGWARRLAGYAWRYPKDVLLALGSALGGMAVLAVVPLITKVIIDDVVGNHTRSMAPWAGALIAAAVVVYVLTYIRRYYGGRLALDVQHDLRTEMYDTITRLDGRRQDELSTGQVVGRATSDLQLIQGLLFMLPMTIGNLLLFLISLGIMAWLSLPLTLVALAVAPALWFVARRSRSRLHPATWYAQAQAAAVAGVVDGAVSGVRVVKGFGQEEQETGKLREVGRRLFAGRMRTIRFNARYTPALQAVPALGQVAMLALGGWLAVRGQITLGTFVAFSSYLSQLVGPVRMLAVVLTVGQQARAGAERVLELIDTEPAIQDGTKTLPADAPATVEFDDVSFAYEDGRPVLNGLSFEIRPGETLAVVGSSGSGKSTVSLLMPRFYDVTHGAVLVGGHDVRELTQESLRAAIGLVPEDSFLFSDTIRANIAYGRPDATQEEIERAARAAQADRFVSELPNGYDTKVGEHGLTLSGGQRQRVALARAILTDPRLLVLDDATSAVDARVEHEIHEALKQVMEGRTTLLIAHRRSTLNLADRIAVLDGGRLADIGTHEELQDRSALYRRLLTDPDELGGVSPGHARPAAAAEDTSVRAELDAEFDAERGVTPRLWTGDREPRDNALAGMPATPELLAQVEALPPATDTPAIDEARAVTPEESYGLRRLLRGFGLPLLVSLGLVAVDAGMSLLLPVLIRHGIDQGVSRMALGAVWVAAALALVSVLVQWSAQIGETRMTGRTGERVLYSLRLKIFAQLQRLGLDYYERELTGRIMTRMTTDVDALSTFLQTGLVTAFVSVVTFFGIMGALLVIDVQLALVVFVTLPPLVVGTFFFRRASVKAYELARERVSAVNADLQESVSGLLILQAFRRERSGSRRFAEGSAGYRAARIRGQWLISVYFPFVQLLSSVAAAAVLMVGAHRVDAGTLTTGALVAYLLYIDLFFAPVQQLSQVFDGYQQATVSLGRIQELLQEPTSTRAAAEPLEVLSLRGDIAFEDVGFAYGDDEEALSGVSLNIPAGQTVAFVGETGAGKSTLVKLVARFYDPTDGRVTVDGTDLRALDITSYRHRLGVVPQEAYLFQGTVRDAIAYGRPGATDAQVEAAARAVGAHDMIATLDGGYLHEVAERGRNLSAGQRQLIALARAELVDPDVLLLDEATAALDLATESLVNQATDRLAGRRTTLVVAHRLTTAARADRVVVMDHGRVAEDGTHDELLLLDGRYAELWRTFVGASEPEEPVGSTA; encoded by the coding sequence GTGGCAGGTCAGCGGGGATGGGCACGGCGACTCGCCGGGTACGCGTGGCGGTACCCGAAGGACGTGCTGCTCGCGCTCGGGTCCGCGCTCGGCGGCATGGCCGTGCTGGCGGTGGTCCCGCTGATCACGAAGGTGATCATCGACGACGTCGTCGGGAACCACACCCGCTCCATGGCCCCCTGGGCGGGCGCGCTGATAGCGGCGGCCGTCGTCGTCTACGTCCTCACCTACATCCGCCGCTACTACGGCGGACGTCTCGCCCTCGACGTCCAGCACGACCTGCGGACCGAGATGTACGACACGATCACCCGGCTCGACGGACGCCGGCAGGACGAGCTGTCCACCGGACAGGTCGTCGGCCGCGCCACCAGCGACCTCCAGCTGATCCAGGGCCTGCTCTTCATGCTCCCGATGACCATCGGGAACCTGCTCCTCTTCCTGATCTCGCTCGGGATCATGGCCTGGCTCTCCCTGCCGCTCACCCTGGTCGCGCTGGCCGTCGCCCCCGCCCTGTGGTTCGTCGCCAGGCGCAGCCGCTCCAGGCTGCACCCCGCCACCTGGTACGCGCAGGCCCAGGCCGCCGCCGTGGCGGGCGTCGTCGACGGCGCCGTCAGCGGCGTGCGCGTGGTCAAGGGCTTCGGACAGGAGGAGCAGGAGACCGGGAAGCTCCGGGAGGTCGGCCGGCGGCTCTTCGCCGGACGGATGCGGACCATCCGGTTCAACGCCAGATACACCCCGGCCCTCCAGGCCGTGCCCGCCCTCGGTCAGGTCGCGATGCTCGCGCTGGGCGGCTGGCTCGCCGTACGGGGACAGATCACGCTCGGTACGTTCGTGGCGTTCTCCTCATACCTCTCCCAGCTCGTCGGGCCCGTGCGGATGCTCGCGGTGGTCCTCACCGTCGGGCAGCAGGCCCGCGCCGGTGCCGAACGCGTGCTCGAACTGATCGACACCGAACCGGCCATCCAGGACGGCACCAAGACCCTCCCGGCCGACGCGCCCGCGACCGTCGAGTTCGACGACGTGTCCTTCGCCTACGAAGACGGCCGGCCGGTGCTGAACGGCCTCAGCTTCGAGATCCGGCCCGGCGAGACCCTCGCCGTCGTCGGCTCCTCGGGGTCCGGCAAGTCGACGGTGTCGCTGCTGATGCCCCGCTTCTACGACGTCACGCACGGCGCCGTCCTCGTCGGTGGCCACGACGTCCGCGAGCTCACGCAGGAGTCGCTGCGCGCCGCGATCGGACTGGTCCCCGAGGACTCCTTCCTCTTCTCCGACACCATCCGCGCCAACATCGCCTACGGCCGGCCCGACGCCACCCAGGAGGAGATCGAGCGGGCCGCCCGGGCCGCCCAGGCCGACCGCTTCGTCAGCGAACTGCCCAACGGCTACGACACCAAGGTCGGCGAGCACGGTCTCACCCTCTCCGGCGGCCAGCGCCAGCGTGTCGCCCTCGCCCGCGCCATCCTCACCGACCCGCGCCTGCTCGTGCTCGACGACGCCACCTCCGCCGTGGACGCCCGCGTCGAGCACGAGATCCACGAGGCGCTGAAACAGGTCATGGAGGGCCGTACGACCCTGCTGATCGCGCACCGCCGCTCCACCCTCAACCTCGCCGACCGCATCGCCGTGCTCGACGGCGGCAGGCTCGCCGACATCGGCACCCACGAGGAGCTTCAGGACCGCTCCGCGCTGTACCGGCGGCTGCTCACCGACCCGGACGAGCTGGGCGGGGTCTCCCCGGGACACGCCCGGCCCGCGGCCGCGGCGGAGGACACCTCCGTACGGGCGGAGCTGGACGCAGAGTTCGACGCCGAGCGCGGTGTCACCCCGCGTCTGTGGACCGGCGACCGCGAACCCCGGGACAACGCGCTGGCGGGCATGCCGGCCACGCCCGAACTCCTCGCCCAGGTCGAGGCGCTGCCCCCGGCCACCGACACCCCGGCCATCGACGAGGCACGAGCGGTCACGCCCGAGGAGTCGTACGGACTGCGCCGGCTGCTGCGCGGCTTCGGACTCCCGCTCCTGGTGAGTCTCGGCCTGGTCGCCGTCGACGCCGGTATGAGCCTGCTGCTGCCCGTGCTGATCCGGCACGGCATCGACCAGGGCGTCTCCAGGATGGCCCTCGGCGCGGTCTGGGTCGCGGCGGCCCTGGCGCTGGTCAGCGTGCTCGTCCAGTGGTCCGCGCAGATCGGCGAGACCCGGATGACGGGACGGACCGGCGAGCGGGTCCTGTACTCGCTCCGCCTGAAGATCTTCGCGCAGCTCCAGCGCCTCGGACTCGACTACTACGAGCGGGAGCTGACCGGGCGGATCATGACCCGGATGACGACCGACGTCGACGCCCTGTCCACCTTCCTGCAGACCGGCCTGGTCACCGCGTTCGTCTCCGTCGTCACCTTCTTCGGCATCATGGGCGCGCTGCTGGTGATCGACGTCCAGCTCGCGCTGGTCGTGTTCGTGACACTGCCGCCGCTGGTCGTCGGCACGTTCTTCTTCCGCCGGGCGAGCGTCAAGGCGTACGAACTCGCCCGCGAGCGCGTCTCGGCGGTCAACGCCGACCTCCAGGAGTCGGTCTCGGGGCTGCTGATCCTCCAGGCCTTCCGGCGCGAGCGCTCGGGCAGCCGGCGGTTCGCGGAGGGCAGCGCCGGCTACCGCGCGGCGCGCATCCGCGGACAGTGGCTGATCTCCGTCTACTTCCCCTTCGTGCAGCTGCTGTCGTCTGTCGCGGCGGCCGCGGTGCTGATGGTGGGCGCGCACCGGGTCGACGCCGGGACACTGACGACCGGCGCGCTGGTCGCCTACCTCCTCTACATCGATCTGTTCTTCGCGCCCGTGCAGCAGCTCTCCCAGGTCTTCGACGGCTACCAGCAGGCGACGGTGTCGCTGGGCCGCATCCAGGAGCTGCTCCAGGAACCGACGTCGACGCGGGCCGCCGCCGAGCCGCTGGAGGTGCTCTCCCTGCGCGGCGACATCGCCTTCGAGGACGTCGGCTTCGCGTACGGGGACGACGAGGAGGCCCTCAGCGGTGTCTCCCTGAACATCCCGGCCGGGCAGACGGTCGCCTTCGTCGGTGAGACCGGTGCCGGCAAGTCGACGCTGGTGAAGCTGGTCGCCCGCTTCTACGATCCGACGGACGGGCGGGTCACCGTCGACGGCACCGACCTGCGCGCCCTCGACATCACCTCGTACCGTCACCGGCTCGGAGTGGTCCCGCAGGAGGCGTACCTCTTCCAGGGCACGGTCCGTGACGCCATCGCCTACGGCCGGCCCGGCGCGACCGACGCCCAGGTGGAGGCCGCCGCCCGCGCGGTCGGCGCGCACGACATGATCGCCACGCTGGATGGCGGTTACCTCCACGAGGTCGCCGAGCGGGGCCGCAACCTCTCCGCGGGCCAGCGCCAGCTGATCGCGCTGGCCCGCGCCGAACTCGTCGACCCGGACGTCCTGCTCCTCGACGAGGCCACCGCCGCGCTCGACCTCGCCACGGAGAGCCTGGTCAACCAGGCCACCGACCGGCTCGCGGGCCGCCGTACGACCCTGGTCGTCGCCCACCGGCTGACGACGGCCGCCCGCGCGGACCGGGTCGTGGTCATGGACCACGGCCGGGTCGCGGAGGACGGCACGCACGACGAACTGCTCCTCCTCGACGGCCGGTACGCCGAGCTGTGGCGGACCTTCGTGGGGGCGTCGGAACCGGAGGAGCCGGTCGGCTCGACCGCCTGA